Proteins encoded by one window of Ulvibacter sp. MAR_2010_11:
- the coaBC gene encoding bifunctional phosphopantothenoylcysteine decarboxylase/phosphopantothenate--cysteine ligase CoaBC — MSVLSGKNILLGVTAGIAAYKSAFLVRLLVKAGANVKVVMTPSSKDFVTPLTLSTLSKNEVFSSFTNEEDDNAQWNNHVELALWAHLFVIAPATANTLSKMAHGTSNNLLLACYLSAKCPVYYAPAMDLDMYQHPSTIETFEKLNSFGNIQIPATHGELASGLVGQGRMAEPEDIVSFLEKDILKSLPLRGKKIVITAGPTYEAIDPVRFIGNHSSGKMGYALAEASADVGAEVVLISGPSSLHLENNLVKVLHVTSAKEMYDAAHAYFDNCDIAILSAAVADYRPVQVAAQKIKKKDSTLTLSLEKTDDILASLGNIKKKQFLVGFALETENELENAKTKLKKKNLDLIVLNSLNDKGAGFKTDTNKVTLVTKDNKVIPFSVKPKTEVAKDILQHIIKQLHA; from the coding sequence ATGTCTGTTCTAAGCGGTAAAAATATACTACTGGGCGTTACTGCCGGTATTGCTGCTTATAAATCGGCTTTTTTAGTAAGGCTGCTGGTGAAAGCCGGAGCCAATGTGAAAGTAGTTATGACGCCTTCGTCCAAGGATTTTGTAACTCCCTTAACGCTTTCCACACTTTCTAAAAACGAAGTTTTTTCTTCTTTTACCAATGAAGAAGATGATAATGCCCAATGGAATAACCATGTTGAGTTAGCCCTTTGGGCACATTTATTTGTAATAGCCCCGGCAACTGCCAACACCTTATCTAAGATGGCGCACGGAACGAGCAACAATCTGCTTCTGGCTTGCTATCTTTCGGCCAAATGTCCTGTGTATTATGCGCCGGCAATGGATTTGGACATGTATCAGCACCCTTCAACGATCGAAACCTTCGAGAAATTGAATAGCTTCGGAAACATTCAAATTCCGGCTACACATGGCGAATTAGCCAGTGGTTTGGTAGGACAAGGCAGAATGGCCGAACCTGAAGATATTGTTTCATTTCTTGAAAAGGACATTCTGAAATCACTTCCGCTTCGCGGGAAAAAAATCGTAATAACAGCAGGTCCAACCTATGAAGCTATTGACCCGGTCCGATTTATTGGAAATCATTCCAGCGGGAAAATGGGGTATGCCCTTGCTGAAGCTTCGGCCGATGTAGGTGCTGAGGTGGTGCTTATTTCGGGACCTTCTTCCTTGCATCTTGAAAACAACTTGGTGAAGGTGTTGCACGTTACTTCAGCAAAAGAAATGTACGATGCAGCTCACGCTTATTTTGATAATTGTGACATTGCCATTCTTAGTGCCGCGGTAGCCGACTACCGACCGGTACAGGTGGCTGCACAAAAAATCAAGAAGAAAGATAGTACGTTAACGTTGTCCCTCGAAAAAACCGATGACATCCTCGCGTCGCTGGGAAACATCAAGAAAAAACAATTCCTGGTGGGTTTTGCTTTAGAAACCGAAAACGAATTGGAAAATGCAAAAACCAAACTCAAAAAAAAGAATTTAGATTTAATTGTATTAAATTCGCTAAATGATAAAGGTGCCGGTTTTAAAACCGATACCAACAAAGTAACTCTGGTAACAAAGGACAATAAAGTAATCCCTTTTTCAGTTAAACCAAAAACAGAAGTTGCCAAAGACATTTTACAACATATTATAAAACAATTGCATGCGTAG
- a CDS encoding DNA-directed RNA polymerase subunit omega yields MSDIKNSEAPINTTTIDKNLVDAPTGNIYEAISIVSKRAIQINNDIKKELLEKLDEFATYNDSLEEIFENKEQIEVSKFYEKLPKPHALAIQEWLENKIYHRNTQDGELDK; encoded by the coding sequence ATGAGCGATATTAAAAATTCTGAAGCACCTATCAATACAACTACTATCGATAAAAATTTAGTAGATGCGCCTACCGGAAATATTTACGAGGCCATTTCGATTGTTTCAAAGAGAGCAATTCAAATTAACAATGATATCAAGAAAGAACTTCTTGAGAAGTTGGACGAATTTGCTACCTACAACGATAGTTTGGAAGAGATTTTTGAGAACAAGGAACAAATTGAAGTTTCCAAGTTCTACGAAAAGTTGCCAAAGCCACATGCCTTGGCTATCCAGGAATGGTTGGAGAACAAAATATACCATCGTAATACACAAGACGGCGAACTAGATAAATAA
- a CDS encoding outer membrane protein assembly factor BamD, with translation MRATLLILLVGLFFSSCSQYQKVLRGEDTGLKYSMADSLYNKGKYKKALQLMEQIVPAYRGKPQAEKLMFMYANTFYNLEDFYLAGYQFERFETSYPKSDSVEVASYRSAKSYYQLSPRYSLDQKDTDKALEKLQEFIDKYPNSEYRLGINDLVSELRYKKEKKEFEIAKQHLKTAEALGSWRPAIAAFDNFISDNPGSPFRKEAFYLRFVAAYELAINSVPQLVDQRLEEAKGYYNSFTKYYKDSDLKADADKISEEIEKRLNSNKETTSLN, from the coding sequence ATGAGAGCAACTCTTTTAATTTTATTGGTCGGATTATTTTTTAGCTCTTGCAGTCAGTACCAGAAGGTATTACGCGGTGAGGACACCGGGCTTAAATACAGCATGGCCGATTCTTTGTACAACAAGGGAAAATATAAAAAAGCGTTGCAGCTTATGGAACAAATTGTTCCGGCATATAGAGGCAAGCCTCAGGCTGAAAAGTTGATGTTTATGTATGCCAATACATTCTATAATTTAGAAGACTTTTATTTGGCGGGATATCAATTTGAACGATTTGAAACATCCTACCCTAAGAGTGATAGTGTCGAAGTAGCCTCCTATCGTTCTGCCAAGAGTTATTACCAATTATCACCGCGCTATTCTTTAGACCAGAAAGATACCGATAAGGCACTGGAAAAACTTCAGGAGTTTATAGACAAATACCCGAACTCTGAATACCGTTTGGGGATAAATGACTTGGTTTCTGAATTGCGATACAAAAAGGAAAAAAAGGAATTTGAAATTGCAAAGCAACATTTAAAAACTGCTGAAGCTTTAGGAAGCTGGAGACCGGCGATTGCTGCTTTCGACAATTTTATTTCAGACAATCCCGGATCCCCGTTTCGGAAAGAAGCGTTCTATTTGCGTTTTGTTGCGGCCTATGAGTTGGCGATAAACAGCGTGCCTCAGTTGGTTGATCAACGACTAGAAGAAGCAAAAGGGTATTACAACAGTTTTACAAAATATTATAAAGATTCCGATCTAAAAGCAGATGCCGATAAGATTTCTGAAGAAATCGAAAAAAGATTGAATTCAAACAAAGAAACTACAAGTTTAAATTAG
- the dapA gene encoding 4-hydroxy-tetrahydrodipicolinate synthase: MKELIGTGVALITPFTENFEVDVDGLKRVVNFNINNGIDYLVVLGTTAESVTLTKKEKQLVIDTIIEASAGKVPLVLGIGGNNTQEVIDEMQTRDLTAFTAILSVSPMYNKPTQEGIYQHFAAIAQMAPKPIILYNVPGRTASNMLPETVIRLAHDFDSIVAIKEAAGDMVQAMRLIAGCPKDFLVISGDDMITLPMILAGGAGVISVIGEGFPKEFSEMVHLGLNKKADDAYKIHYKIAPAIDYIFAEGNPAGIKAVFSKLGICGDTVRLPLVGVSTTLRAKIDAFVNAF, from the coding sequence ATGAAGGAATTAATTGGAACCGGAGTAGCTTTGATCACGCCATTTACCGAAAATTTTGAAGTAGATGTGGACGGTTTAAAGCGTGTGGTGAATTTTAATATTAACAACGGAATTGATTATTTGGTTGTGTTGGGCACTACGGCCGAAAGCGTTACACTCACCAAGAAAGAAAAACAATTGGTGATAGATACCATTATTGAAGCCAGTGCCGGAAAGGTACCTTTGGTTCTCGGAATTGGTGGAAATAACACTCAAGAGGTTATCGACGAAATGCAAACCAGGGATCTTACAGCTTTCACAGCTATTTTGTCGGTTTCTCCCATGTACAATAAACCCACACAGGAAGGAATATATCAGCATTTTGCCGCCATCGCACAAATGGCTCCCAAACCCATTATTTTGTACAACGTTCCCGGTCGTACGGCATCTAACATGCTCCCGGAGACTGTGATTAGGCTGGCGCACGATTTTGATAGCATAGTGGCAATTAAAGAAGCAGCCGGCGATATGGTGCAAGCCATGCGACTTATTGCGGGATGTCCGAAGGACTTTCTGGTAATTTCTGGAGACGATATGATTACGCTACCCATGATTTTAGCGGGTGGGGCGGGAGTAATATCGGTGATTGGAGAAGGCTTTCCGAAGGAATTTTCAGAGATGGTGCATTTGGGGCTGAATAAAAAAGCCGACGATGCCTATAAAATTCACTATAAAATTGCCCCGGCGATCGACTATATTTTTGCCGAAGGAAACCCTGCCGGAATCAAGGCAGTTTTCAGTAAATTAGGAATTTGCGGAGATACGGTTAGACTTCCATTGGTAGGAGTTAGTACAACCTTAAGAGCTAAAATTGATGCTTTTGTCAATGCTTTTTAA
- the ligA gene encoding NAD-dependent DNA ligase LigA: protein MNAEQKIQILREELRDHNYNYYVLDNPTISDFDFDLKLKELQQLEAAHPELYDPNSPTLRVGGEVTKNFETVAHTYRMYSLDNSYSKEDIEDWEKRIKKQVDGLVEYTCELKYDGASMSLTYENGRLLRAVTRGDGFKGDNVTTNVKTIKSVPLQLKGDYPPLFEIRGEIVLPFAGFEKMNAERIDIGEEPYRNPRNTASGSLKLQDSSEVAKRPLECLLYSLKGERLPIATQFESLEKARQWGFKVPEAAKLAKNIEEVFAFIAYWDVHRHDLPYETDGVVIKVNNLQQQEELGYTAKSPRWAMAYKFKAEQVSTILNEITYQVGRTGAITPVANLQPVELAGTIVKRASLHNADQIAKLDIREGDTVFVEKGGEIIPKIIAVDMKYRNPNSEPTNYITHCPECSTPLVRAEGEAQHYCPNDMGCPPQIIGRIQHYISRKAMDIEGLGGETVALLVKNGLITNYADLYDVTAELVIPLERMAQKSAENLVLGIEASKQIPFERVLFALGIRYVGETVAKKLAKHFKTIDAVANASVEELVSVDEIGERIAQSVVAFFSEEKNRLIIERLKQYGVQLEISAEKLANQTNKLEGNIFVVSGVFAKVSRTELKKLIEDNGGKVSGSISSKTNYVVAGENMGPSKKTKADDLGVAIISEDDFLQMIS from the coding sequence ATGAATGCCGAACAAAAAATACAAATACTTCGCGAAGAACTTAGAGATCACAATTACAACTATTATGTGTTGGATAATCCTACGATATCCGACTTCGATTTTGATCTAAAGCTGAAGGAATTACAGCAGTTAGAAGCGGCTCACCCCGAGTTGTACGACCCTAATTCACCAACCCTTCGGGTAGGAGGGGAAGTAACCAAAAACTTTGAAACAGTAGCACATACCTACCGCATGTACTCGTTGGATAATTCCTATTCGAAAGAAGATATAGAAGACTGGGAAAAGCGCATCAAAAAACAAGTAGATGGCTTGGTGGAATATACTTGCGAACTAAAATACGACGGTGCTTCCATGAGCCTCACCTACGAAAACGGAAGATTGCTGCGTGCAGTAACACGTGGCGACGGATTTAAAGGCGACAATGTAACCACCAATGTGAAAACAATTAAGTCGGTGCCTCTGCAATTAAAAGGCGATTACCCGCCTTTGTTCGAAATTAGAGGTGAAATTGTATTACCCTTTGCAGGCTTCGAAAAGATGAACGCCGAACGCATTGACATAGGCGAAGAACCCTATCGCAATCCCAGAAATACTGCTTCAGGAAGTTTAAAATTACAAGACAGCAGTGAAGTGGCAAAGCGTCCCTTGGAGTGTTTATTGTATAGTTTGAAGGGAGAGCGGCTGCCTATTGCAACGCAGTTTGAAAGTCTGGAAAAAGCCCGACAATGGGGATTTAAAGTCCCTGAAGCTGCAAAACTGGCCAAAAATATTGAAGAAGTGTTTGCATTCATTGCGTATTGGGATGTACATCGTCATGATTTACCTTACGAAACCGACGGAGTGGTGATAAAAGTGAACAATCTTCAGCAACAGGAAGAGTTGGGGTATACCGCCAAATCTCCCCGCTGGGCCATGGCATATAAATTCAAAGCCGAACAGGTTTCTACTATTTTAAATGAAATTACCTATCAGGTGGGACGCACCGGCGCGATTACTCCTGTGGCCAATTTGCAGCCGGTAGAACTCGCCGGAACAATTGTGAAACGTGCTTCTTTGCACAATGCCGATCAAATTGCGAAGTTGGATATTCGTGAAGGTGATACCGTTTTTGTAGAAAAAGGAGGAGAAATAATTCCGAAAATCATTGCGGTCGATATGAAATATCGCAACCCCAATTCGGAACCCACAAATTATATAACGCATTGTCCCGAATGTAGTACTCCTTTAGTTCGCGCCGAAGGAGAAGCCCAGCATTATTGTCCCAATGATATGGGTTGTCCCCCACAAATTATTGGTCGGATACAACACTACATTTCCCGAAAAGCCATGGATATTGAAGGGCTGGGAGGTGAAACCGTGGCGCTTTTGGTGAAAAATGGTTTGATAACAAATTATGCCGATTTGTACGATGTTACTGCCGAATTAGTAATTCCGTTGGAACGCATGGCTCAAAAAAGTGCCGAAAATCTGGTGCTGGGGATTGAAGCCTCCAAGCAAATTCCTTTTGAGAGAGTTTTGTTTGCGTTGGGAATTCGATATGTTGGCGAGACAGTGGCTAAAAAATTAGCCAAACATTTTAAAACCATCGATGCCGTGGCAAATGCTTCGGTGGAAGAATTGGTTTCGGTAGATGAAATTGGGGAGAGAATTGCACAAAGTGTGGTTGCTTTCTTTTCAGAAGAAAAAAACAGATTAATCATTGAACGACTTAAGCAATACGGGGTTCAGCTGGAGATTTCAGCCGAAAAACTTGCCAATCAGACTAACAAATTGGAGGGTAATATCTTTGTGGTTTCCGGGGTATTTGCCAAGGTTTCCCGTACTGAACTGAAAAAATTAATTGAGGACAACGGCGGCAAGGTTTCCGGGTCTATTTCGAGCAAAACTAATTATGTTGTGGCGGGCGAGAATATGGGTCCGAGTAAGAAAACCAAGGCGGACGATTTGGGAGTTGCAATTATTAGCGAGGATGATTTTTTACAAATGATTTCTTAA
- a CDS encoding T9SS type A sorting domain-containing protein produces the protein MITKKLLIIMFLAVFSWTIHAQENVVAKAVYSGTVSSVEYVTPMLSRLNDLTPSDNSEKEAKDKRSIANQIVSGQDPQTENDFFVRNRNEMEQSVRMAPASLVFDAYTSGSQPTDPSLAVGPNHVMVVFNTGFAIYDKSGNQLLGQTSPNPAIFPSGGCCDLTASYDNAADRWVLTFLGSGAQIAVSDGPNPLTAGWYVYNIAAIQDYQKLSVWSDGYYITENTSGSNKVWALERSAMLAGSPSAKIQGFNLPGLVTSGFFSPQVLNVTDDNLPAAGGATVIYMQDNAWNGVTTDHIKLWTINVDWANTSNSTISSAQQITTTPFISVFDNGSFSNLRQPGSGRPINVDALQATIMNQAQFRKFATHNSAVFNFVVDTDASSEELAGIRWYEFRQSSDNQPWSLYQEGTYTAPDGRHAWHASLAMDGQGNIGMGYTSMSGPTTPSTVYISSYFTGRLSTDPLGTMTGAEELISNGTGKIPGTRYGDYSKIDVDPSDDSTFWFINEYYKSGRKGVVGVFQIEAGPADTQPPSTPTNLTASNITASGATLSWNASTDNVGVDHYNISINGSVVGTSATTSFNVSGLAPLTQYSASVNAQDAAGNTSGSANTTFTTIAGGGGNPGEIAAYYFETGLDGWIDGGNDCARQQSSNSYEGSYSIRLRDGSSTSNAVSPSLNLSGNTQVSIEFHTNSSGMENGKSFFVEFFDGTSYQTIGQYISGTHFTNGTFFNGNITLNSGSYSFNSNNRIRFRNAGTSNNDQLWFDQVIITGDNALAGSNEPANRDVVKSFAENASEAIKLHPNPTTSNLTIEMLDMKFDEIIVFSSLGTVIKTIDPDSDNLTIDVSNLASGMYFVRFVSEGLAVTKRFIKE, from the coding sequence ATGATAACTAAAAAACTACTTATTATTATGTTTTTGGCCGTGTTTTCATGGACAATTCATGCGCAGGAAAATGTGGTAGCTAAGGCTGTATATTCTGGGACCGTCTCCTCGGTAGAATATGTAACTCCAATGCTATCAAGACTTAATGATCTTACACCATCTGATAATTCAGAAAAGGAAGCAAAAGATAAAAGGTCAATCGCCAATCAAATCGTTTCGGGTCAAGATCCCCAGACCGAAAATGATTTTTTTGTTCGAAACCGAAACGAAATGGAACAAAGCGTTCGTATGGCACCTGCAAGTCTCGTTTTTGATGCGTATACTTCGGGTTCTCAGCCTACCGATCCATCACTAGCAGTGGGACCAAATCATGTTATGGTGGTTTTTAATACCGGATTTGCTATTTATGATAAATCGGGTAATCAATTATTAGGGCAAACATCTCCCAATCCTGCAATTTTTCCATCGGGCGGTTGTTGCGATTTAACAGCTTCTTACGATAATGCAGCCGACAGATGGGTGCTTACTTTTTTAGGAAGTGGCGCTCAAATAGCTGTGTCGGATGGACCAAATCCCTTAACAGCCGGTTGGTATGTTTATAATATCGCTGCAATTCAAGATTATCAAAAGCTTTCGGTTTGGAGTGATGGCTATTATATTACTGAAAACACTAGCGGCTCAAACAAAGTATGGGCATTGGAACGATCTGCAATGTTAGCGGGAAGTCCAAGTGCGAAAATTCAAGGATTTAATCTCCCTGGACTTGTTACAAGTGGATTTTTTAGTCCGCAAGTATTAAACGTTACAGATGACAATTTACCAGCAGCTGGGGGTGCCACAGTGATTTACATGCAGGACAATGCGTGGAATGGAGTAACTACAGATCATATTAAGCTATGGACAATCAATGTAGATTGGGCAAATACATCCAATTCGACAATATCGTCGGCCCAACAAATTACTACTACTCCCTTTATAAGTGTCTTTGACAATGGAAGTTTTTCCAATTTAAGACAGCCTGGCAGTGGAAGACCCATAAATGTGGACGCCCTACAAGCAACCATTATGAATCAAGCGCAATTCAGAAAATTTGCCACTCATAATTCGGCCGTGTTTAATTTTGTAGTCGATACAGACGCTAGTTCTGAAGAACTCGCCGGAATACGTTGGTATGAATTCCGTCAAAGCAGTGATAATCAGCCCTGGTCTTTGTATCAGGAAGGAACCTATACAGCTCCCGATGGAAGACATGCATGGCATGCAAGTTTGGCAATGGACGGCCAAGGAAATATTGGAATGGGTTATACTTCTATGTCAGGACCAACAACACCATCAACCGTTTATATAAGTTCTTATTTTACAGGAAGATTAAGCACAGATCCGCTGGGAACTATGACCGGCGCGGAAGAGCTTATTTCTAACGGAACCGGAAAAATTCCGGGAACACGTTATGGTGACTATAGTAAGATAGATGTGGACCCGTCTGATGATAGTACTTTTTGGTTTATAAATGAATATTATAAAAGTGGAAGAAAAGGAGTAGTTGGAGTCTTCCAAATTGAAGCCGGACCGGCCGATACACAGCCTCCTTCAACACCAACTAATTTAACGGCCAGTAACATCACTGCCTCGGGAGCTACATTATCATGGAACGCTTCTACAGATAACGTAGGTGTAGATCACTATAATATATCAATTAATGGAAGTGTCGTAGGAACCTCTGCTACTACTAGCTTTAATGTTAGCGGACTTGCTCCCTTAACTCAATATAGTGCTTCGGTAAATGCACAGGATGCTGCGGGCAACACTTCAGGAAGTGCAAATACAACATTTACGACCATAGCAGGAGGTGGTGGGAACCCCGGAGAAATTGCTGCCTACTATTTTGAAACCGGATTAGATGGATGGATAGATGGAGGTAACGATTGTGCCAGACAGCAATCTTCAAACTCGTATGAAGGTTCCTATTCGATTCGTCTTAGAGATGGTTCTTCAACGTCAAATGCAGTTTCGCCTAGCTTGAATCTTTCTGGAAACACTCAGGTTTCAATAGAATTTCACACAAATTCAAGTGGAATGGAAAATGGAAAATCCTTTTTTGTTGAATTTTTTGACGGAACTTCCTACCAGACTATTGGTCAATACATAAGTGGAACTCATTTCACCAATGGGACATTTTTTAATGGAAACATCACGTTAAACTCCGGTTCCTATAGTTTTAATTCAAATAACCGAATAAGATTTAGAAATGCCGGAACATCCAATAACGATCAACTTTGGTTCGATCAGGTAATTATAACCGGTGATAATGCATTGGCTGGATCAAATGAACCCGCCAATAGAGATGTTGTAAAGTCGTTTGCTGAAAATGCAAGTGAGGCCATAAAATTACACCCAAACCCAACAACATCTAATTTAACAATCGAAATGCTGGATATGAAATTTGATGAGATTATAGTGTTTTCATCACTCGGAACCGTTATTAAAACAATCGATCCTGATTCGGATAATTTAACAATCGACGTGTCCAACTTAGCTTCAGGAATGTACTTTGTACGATTTGTTTCTGAAGGTTTGGCAGTGACAAAACGATTTATCAAAGAGTAA
- a CDS encoding TIGR00730 family Rossman fold protein — MPKLNKICVFCGSSDGNDQKITDMAISLGTLFARENITLVYGAAKIGVMGTLAKSVLEGNGNVIGVIPGFLKKKEVVHLGLTKLITTKNMHERKLKMHELCDGFIALPGGIGTLEELFEMLTWLQLGLHTKPIGLLNCNGFYNDLLQLLETMVRKGFVSMENYELLQVDNTVSGLLQKMTDFKAPNIPNWLNEDRT; from the coding sequence ATGCCTAAACTTAATAAAATATGTGTTTTCTGCGGAAGCAGTGACGGAAATGACCAGAAAATTACCGATATGGCGATATCACTCGGCACTCTTTTCGCACGGGAGAACATCACCCTGGTATATGGGGCTGCTAAAATTGGAGTGATGGGGACGCTGGCAAAGTCCGTTCTTGAAGGAAACGGTAATGTAATTGGAGTAATTCCGGGGTTTTTAAAGAAAAAGGAAGTCGTCCACTTAGGACTTACAAAACTTATCACTACAAAAAACATGCACGAACGCAAATTGAAGATGCACGAATTGTGTGACGGATTTATTGCCTTGCCCGGCGGAATTGGTACTCTGGAAGAACTTTTTGAGATGCTAACCTGGTTGCAATTGGGGCTGCATACCAAACCAATTGGGTTATTAAATTGCAACGGTTTTTACAACGATTTGTTACAACTACTGGAAACCATGGTGCGAAAAGGATTTGTATCCATGGAAAATTATGAATTGCTACAGGTGGATAATACGGTATCCGGATTACTTCAAAAAATGACCGACTTTAAAGCTCCCAACATTCCTAATTGGTTAAATGAAGACCGTACGTAA
- the prmC gene encoding peptide chain release factor N(5)-glutamine methyltransferase produces the protein MTISDLKNDFLQKLSGLYSEEELQSFFVLLSEAFLKLTRLEIALEGTKTVSEEANLKFSEAIHRLKNHEPVQYILGETEFYGMVFKVNKNTLIPRPETEELVAWILATVETQKLKPKSILDIGTGSGCIAIALAKHLPESTISALDISSEALQTAQQNAFDNQVEVDFFQRDILQATNEAHKYDFIVSNPPYVRELEKGEMQPNVLQYEPKTALYVPNEDPLLFYRHIARFAKKSLRPKGFLFLEINEYLSEEMMSLLKLEGFVEVELKKDIFEKYRMIKATLNA, from the coding sequence TTGACTATTTCAGACTTAAAAAACGATTTTCTACAAAAACTTTCGGGACTATACTCCGAAGAGGAGCTACAGTCTTTTTTTGTCTTATTATCGGAAGCTTTTCTGAAATTAACCCGGTTAGAAATTGCTTTGGAAGGGACAAAAACAGTTTCCGAAGAAGCCAATTTGAAGTTTTCCGAAGCAATACATCGCCTCAAGAATCATGAACCCGTTCAATACATTCTGGGGGAAACCGAATTTTACGGAATGGTTTTCAAGGTAAATAAGAATACCCTAATTCCACGCCCGGAAACTGAAGAATTGGTTGCATGGATTCTGGCTACCGTTGAAACTCAAAAACTGAAACCAAAATCCATTTTGGATATTGGAACGGGTTCGGGATGCATTGCAATAGCTTTGGCTAAACACCTGCCGGAAAGCACTATTTCGGCATTGGATATTTCTTCAGAAGCACTTCAAACGGCGCAGCAAAACGCTTTTGACAATCAGGTTGAAGTAGATTTTTTTCAGCGGGACATACTGCAAGCAACAAACGAAGCACACAAATATGACTTTATAGTTTCCAATCCGCCGTATGTACGTGAACTTGAAAAGGGGGAAATGCAACCCAATGTTTTACAATACGAGCCTAAAACGGCCTTATATGTACCTAATGAAGACCCTTTACTTTTTTACCGCCATATTGCACGCTTTGCAAAAAAGTCTTTAAGGCCCAAAGGATTCCTTTTCTTGGAGATTAATGAGTATCTTAGTGAGGAAATGATGTCACTTTTGAAGCTGGAAGGTTTTGTAGAAGTTGAATTGAAAAAAGACATTTTTGAAAAGTATCGTATGATTAAAGCTACACTCAATGCCTAA
- a CDS encoding GNAT family N-acetyltransferase, with amino-acid sequence MSSPIIRPIEKKDNVQIAKIIRSVLEDFGVPKIGSAYADVSLNAMYENYDVPGAAYFVLEENGRLIGGGGVAQLANYDGKVCELQKMYFLPEARGRGMGTKMIDTCLQAAQDLGYEHCYLETMSYMEAAQKLYKKYGFEYLEGAMGDTGHYACGVHMIKTL; translated from the coding sequence ATGAGCAGCCCAATAATTAGACCCATTGAAAAAAAGGATAATGTGCAAATTGCCAAAATTATCCGCTCTGTTTTGGAAGATTTCGGAGTGCCGAAAATAGGTTCTGCCTATGCCGATGTATCCCTAAATGCCATGTACGAAAATTACGATGTACCGGGTGCTGCTTATTTTGTTTTGGAAGAAAACGGCAGGCTAATTGGTGGTGGCGGCGTAGCCCAACTTGCTAATTACGACGGGAAAGTATGCGAATTGCAAAAAATGTACTTTCTTCCTGAGGCTCGAGGCAGGGGAATGGGAACCAAGATGATCGATACCTGCTTACAAGCGGCGCAGGATTTGGGCTACGAACATTGTTATTTAGAAACGATGTCCTATATGGAAGCTGCACAGAAATTATATAAAAAGTACGGTTTCGAATATTTGGAAGGCGCAATGGGTGATACGGGACATTATGCCTGCGGGGTTCATATGATTAAAACACTATAA